One segment of Echeneis naucrates chromosome 15, fEcheNa1.1, whole genome shotgun sequence DNA contains the following:
- the LOC115055687 gene encoding transmembrane protein 121: MVPPPPTNKPHVCLSTILIMSSMALIDAYLVEQNQGPRKIGICIMVMVGDICFLIVLRYVAVWVGAEVRSAKRGYAMILWFLYIFVLEIKVYFVYQNYKADRKSLDALARKALTLLLSICIPVLFVVLVAIDHMEYVRAFKKREEIRNRLFWVVVDLLDILDIQANLWEPQKKGLPLWAEGLMFFYCYILLLVLPCVSLSEISMQGINIVPHKMLLYPILSLVTINIITLFIRGGNMILYRDARVSGILIGKNVLAIILKTCSFVQYRRQLQNAPPAFGVEMQKNSVAHARPAPTPPQVVIQEQTPLPEVTTCEHT; the protein is encoded by the coding sequence ATGGTACCCCCACCTCCCACCAACAAGCCCCACGTGTGCCTGTCCACCATCCTGATCATGAGCAGCATGGCACTGATTGATGCATACCTGGTGGAGCAGAACCAGGGGCCGCGCAAGATCGGCATCTGCATCATGGTAATGGTGGGAGACATCTGCTTCCTCATCGTCTTGCGCTACGTGGCGGTGTGGGTGGGTGCTGAGGTGCGTTCCGCTAAGCGTGGCTATGCCATGATTCTCTGGTTCCTCTACATCTTTGTTCTGGAGATCAAGGTCTACTTTGTGTATCAAAACTACAAGGCCGACCGGAAGAGCTTGGACGCTCTGGCAAGGAAGGCGCTCACCTTGCTGCTGTCCATTTGCATTCCGGTGCTGTTTGTGGTGCTGGTTGCCATCGACCACATGGAGTACGTACGCGCCTTTAAGAAGCGCGAGGAGATACGCAACCGTCTCTTCTGGGTGGTGGTGGACCTGCTGGACATACTGGACATCCAAGCCAACTTGTGGGAGCCTCAGAAGAAGGGGCTCCCCCTGTGGGCGGAAGGTCTGATGTTCTTCTACTGCTACATCCTTCTGCTGGTGCTGCCCTGCGTGTCCTTGAGCGAGATCAGCATGCAGGGCATCAACATCGTTCCCCACAAGATGCTGCTCTACCCAATCCTGAGCCTGGTGACCATCAACATTATCACGCTCTTCATCCGCGGCGGGAACATGATTCTGTACAGGGACGCCAGGGTGTCCGGGATCCTGATAGGAAAGAACGTGCTGGCCATAATCCTAAAGACCTGCAGCTTTGTGCAGTACCGGAGACAGCTGCAGAATGCTCCTCCCGCCTTCGGGGTTGAGATGCAGAAGAACTCGGTGGCCCACGCTCGCcctgcccccaccccacctcaAGTGGTCATACAGGAGCAGACGCCCCTCCCCGAGGTGACGACGTGTGAGCACACATGA